Proteins encoded in a region of the Mixophyes fleayi isolate aMixFle1 chromosome 5, aMixFle1.hap1, whole genome shotgun sequence genome:
- the SNX10 gene encoding sorting nexin-10 isoform X2 codes for MKWIRIGRWITRNEETISVWVRDPRIQKDDWHSHLDYEICIHTNSMCFTLKTSCVRRRFREFVWLRQELQNNAVLMQLPELPPKSPFFNISNAQSVEQRVRGLQAFLNKVMQCPVLLSDSKLHLFLQTQLTPEEIEACASGQTKYSVSEAIHKYATSNRRFPVEKEEQTSCHLVSESSSSSLEHKKDVRFLHGCKPGKEHGDMWRTILAPTNPK; via the exons CCAGGAATGAG GAAACAATCAGCGTTTGGGTACGAGATCCTAGAATACAAAAAGATGACTGGCATTCACACCTGGATTATGAGATCTGTATCCAT acaaACAGTATGTGCTTCACACTGAAAACGTCGTGTGTCAGAAGGAGGTTCCGGGAATTTGTGTGGCTGCGCCAGGAGCTTCAGAACAACGCAGTGTTAATGCAA CTGCCAGAACTGCCACCCAAATCCCCGTTTTTTAACATTAGCAATGCACAGAGTGTGGAGCAGCGTGTTCGTGGCTTACAAGCGTTCCTGAATAA GGTCATGCAGTGCCCGGTGTTGCTCTCCGACAGTAAGCTTCACCTTTTTCTACAAACCCAGCTCACTCCGGAAGAAATTGAAGCCTGTGCATCTGGACAGACAAAATACTCTGTTTCTGAAGCCATTCATAAATATGCCACATCAAATCGGCGCTTTCCTGTGGAGAAGGAAGAACAAACAAGTTGTCACTTGGTTTCTGAGAG TTCATCCTCTTCTCTAGAACACAAAAAAGACGTCCGTTTTCTACATGGCTGTAAACCTGGGAAAGAACATGGAGACATGTGGAGAACAATCTTGGCTCCAACCAATCCAAAGTAG
- the SNX10 gene encoding sorting nexin-10 isoform X3 gives MLPKDRKGETISVWVRDPRIQKDDWHSHLDYEICIHTNSMCFTLKTSCVRRRFREFVWLRQELQNNAVLMQLPELPPKSPFFNISNAQSVEQRVRGLQAFLNKVMQCPVLLSDSKLHLFLQTQLTPEEIEACASGQTKYSVSEAIHKYATSNRRFPVEKEEQTSCHLVSESSSSSLEHKKDVRFLHGCKPGKEHGDMWRTILAPTNPK, from the exons GAAACAATCAGCGTTTGGGTACGAGATCCTAGAATACAAAAAGATGACTGGCATTCACACCTGGATTATGAGATCTGTATCCAT acaaACAGTATGTGCTTCACACTGAAAACGTCGTGTGTCAGAAGGAGGTTCCGGGAATTTGTGTGGCTGCGCCAGGAGCTTCAGAACAACGCAGTGTTAATGCAA CTGCCAGAACTGCCACCCAAATCCCCGTTTTTTAACATTAGCAATGCACAGAGTGTGGAGCAGCGTGTTCGTGGCTTACAAGCGTTCCTGAATAA GGTCATGCAGTGCCCGGTGTTGCTCTCCGACAGTAAGCTTCACCTTTTTCTACAAACCCAGCTCACTCCGGAAGAAATTGAAGCCTGTGCATCTGGACAGACAAAATACTCTGTTTCTGAAGCCATTCATAAATATGCCACATCAAATCGGCGCTTTCCTGTGGAGAAGGAAGAACAAACAAGTTGTCACTTGGTTTCTGAGAG TTCATCCTCTTCTCTAGAACACAAAAAAGACGTCCGTTTTCTACATGGCTGTAAACCTGGGAAAGAACATGGAGACATGTGGAGAACAATCTTGGCTCCAACCAATCCAAAGTAG